A single region of the Kocuria rosea genome encodes:
- a CDS encoding YgfZ/GcvT domain-containing protein, protein MTEHRSPLLHRPGAVEAEGLDRGVAAHYGDPLREQRSLVRTPGTVVDLSHKGVVTVTGPDRLSWLTTLSSQVLTGLEPGRSTETLFLSVQGRIEHAPHVVDDGTSTWLITEADETAALVAWLERMRFALRVEIEDRTGQWAVLGATGPVPGLPATVVWRDPWPHVAPGGWSYAVLDGPHPGEERTWWEHLVPRDELDALTLDLPLAGAWAAEALRIAAWRPRLGAETDERTIPHELDLLRTAVHLAKGCYKGQETVARVHNLGHPPRRLVLLDLDGSEHTLPAAGAEVVAGERTVGRVTSVQLHHEQGPIALAVLKRTVDPAAELVVTDGEQRWAAAQQVVVPPDAGQVVGRQTGFLRGPRP, encoded by the coding sequence GTGACCGAGCACCGTTCCCCCCTGCTCCACCGGCCGGGCGCCGTCGAGGCCGAGGGCCTGGACCGCGGGGTGGCCGCCCACTACGGCGACCCGCTGCGCGAGCAGCGCTCCCTCGTGCGCACCCCCGGCACCGTGGTGGACCTCTCCCACAAGGGCGTCGTGACCGTCACCGGGCCCGACCGGCTCAGCTGGCTCACCACCCTCTCCTCCCAGGTGCTCACCGGGCTCGAGCCCGGGCGCAGCACCGAGACCCTCTTCCTGTCCGTGCAGGGGCGGATCGAGCACGCCCCCCACGTGGTGGACGACGGCACCAGCACCTGGCTGATCACCGAGGCCGACGAGACCGCGGCCCTGGTGGCGTGGCTCGAGCGCATGCGCTTCGCGCTGCGCGTCGAGATCGAGGACCGCACCGGGCAGTGGGCCGTGCTCGGCGCCACGGGCCCCGTGCCCGGCCTGCCCGCCACGGTCGTGTGGCGGGACCCCTGGCCCCACGTCGCCCCCGGCGGGTGGAGCTACGCCGTCCTCGACGGGCCCCACCCCGGCGAGGAGCGCACCTGGTGGGAGCACCTCGTGCCCCGCGACGAGCTCGACGCCCTGACCCTCGACCTCCCCCTCGCCGGCGCGTGGGCCGCCGAGGCGCTGCGGATCGCCGCGTGGCGCCCCCGCCTGGGCGCCGAGACGGACGAACGGACGATCCCGCACGAGCTCGACCTCCTGCGCACCGCCGTGCACCTGGCCAAGGGCTGCTACAAGGGCCAGGAGACCGTCGCACGGGTGCACAACCTCGGGCACCCGCCCCGCCGGCTGGTGCTGCTCGACCTCGACGGGTCGGAGCACACGCTGCCCGCCGCCGGGGCCGAGGTGGTCGCGGGGGAGCGCACGGTGGGGCGCGTCACCTCCGTGCAGCTCCACCACGAGCAGGGTCCCATCGCCCTGGCCGTGCTCAAGCGCACCGTCGATCCCGCCGCCGAGCTCGTCGTCACCGACGGCGAGCAGCGGTGGGCCGCGGCGCAGCAGGTCGTCGTGCCGCCGGACGCCGGGCAGGTGGTCGGCCGGCAGACGGGCTTCCTCCGCGGACCCCGCCCCTGA
- a CDS encoding 6-phosphofructokinase produces the protein MKIGLLTSGGDCPGLNAVIRGAVLHGIKTYGHEFVGFRDGWRGVLEGDIMDLPRTRVRGLAREGGTILGTSRTNPYSGPGGGPENIGVMLERHAVDAIVAIGGEGTLAGAKRLADAGLPVVGVPKTIDNDLQATDYTFGFDTAVSIATDAMDRLRTTGESHHRCMVAEVMGRHVGWIALHSGMSAGAHAVLIPEQKVSMDQVCAWVQEVYDRGRSPLVVVAEGFIPEDREDVLAGKGTEADGRPRLGGIGEYVTQEIERLTGIETRNTTLGHIQRGGAPTGFDRVLATRFGMSVVDLVHEKQWGRMVAIRGTDMVRVDFAEALEGLKTVPQDRWDEARVLFGR, from the coding sequence ATGAAGATCGGACTGCTGACCAGCGGCGGGGACTGCCCCGGACTCAACGCGGTGATCCGCGGCGCCGTGCTGCACGGGATCAAGACCTACGGCCACGAGTTCGTGGGCTTCCGCGACGGCTGGCGCGGGGTGCTCGAGGGCGACATCATGGACCTGCCCCGCACCCGGGTCCGCGGCCTCGCCCGGGAGGGCGGGACCATCCTCGGCACCTCCCGCACGAACCCCTACTCCGGGCCCGGAGGCGGGCCGGAGAACATCGGGGTGATGCTCGAGCGCCACGCGGTGGACGCGATCGTGGCCATCGGCGGGGAGGGCACCCTGGCCGGCGCCAAGCGCCTGGCCGACGCCGGGCTGCCCGTGGTGGGGGTGCCCAAGACCATCGACAACGACCTGCAGGCCACGGACTACACCTTCGGCTTCGACACGGCCGTGTCCATCGCCACCGACGCCATGGACCGGCTGCGCACCACCGGGGAGTCCCACCACCGGTGCATGGTCGCCGAGGTCATGGGCCGCCACGTCGGGTGGATCGCGCTGCACTCGGGCATGTCCGCCGGCGCGCACGCGGTGCTGATCCCGGAGCAGAAGGTCTCCATGGACCAGGTCTGCGCGTGGGTGCAGGAGGTCTACGACCGCGGCCGCTCCCCGCTGGTGGTCGTCGCGGAGGGGTTCATCCCCGAGGACCGGGAGGACGTGCTCGCCGGGAAGGGCACCGAGGCCGACGGCCGTCCGCGCCTGGGCGGGATCGGGGAGTACGTCACGCAGGAGATCGAGCGCCTCACCGGCATCGAGACCCGCAACACCACGCTCGGGCACATCCAGCGCGGGGGCGCCCCCACGGGCTTCGACCGCGTGCTCGCCACCCGCTTCGGGATGTCCGTGGTCGACCTCGTGCACGAGAAGCAGTGGGGGCGGATGGTCGCCATCCGCGGCACCGACATGGTCCGCGTCGACTTCGCCGAGGCCCTCGAGGGGCTCAAGACCGTTCCCCAGGACCGCTGGGACGAGGCCCGCGTCCTCTTCGGCCGCTGA
- the ppk2 gene encoding polyphosphate kinase 2 has product MNTDKEPARENLREFIDKLVDQGYTVRDGQSPDPDLIDPGGSAVETWREDYPYDERLSREEYELEKYQLQIELLKFQYWGQDHDLQHVIVFEGRDAAGKGGTIKRFTEHLNPRAARVVALTKPSDRERGQWYFQRYIQHLPTAGEIVMFDRSWYNRANVERVMGFCTDPQYEQFMAQAPVFEKMLVDSGIHLTKFWFSVTQHEQRTRFAIRQIDPVRRWKLSPMDLASLDRWEDYTEAKEEMFLRTDTDHAPWITVKSNDKKRARLNAMRFFLDQFDYEDKDPDVVYPPDPLIVRRGLEAVGD; this is encoded by the coding sequence TTGAACACGGACAAGGAACCGGCCCGGGAGAACCTGCGGGAGTTCATCGACAAGCTGGTCGACCAGGGGTACACGGTGCGGGACGGGCAGTCCCCGGACCCGGATCTCATCGACCCGGGGGGATCGGCCGTGGAGACCTGGCGGGAGGACTACCCGTACGACGAGCGGCTGTCGCGCGAGGAGTACGAGCTCGAGAAGTACCAGCTGCAGATCGAGCTGCTGAAGTTCCAGTACTGGGGCCAGGACCACGACCTCCAGCACGTCATCGTGTTCGAGGGCCGGGACGCCGCCGGCAAGGGCGGGACGATCAAGCGGTTCACCGAGCACCTGAACCCGCGCGCCGCCCGGGTGGTGGCCCTGACGAAGCCCTCGGACCGGGAGCGGGGCCAGTGGTACTTCCAGCGCTACATCCAGCACCTGCCCACGGCGGGGGAGATCGTGATGTTCGACCGCTCCTGGTACAACCGCGCCAACGTCGAGCGCGTCATGGGCTTCTGCACGGACCCGCAGTACGAGCAGTTCATGGCCCAGGCGCCCGTCTTCGAGAAGATGCTCGTGGACTCCGGCATCCACCTCACCAAGTTCTGGTTCTCCGTGACCCAGCACGAGCAGCGCACCCGGTTCGCGATCCGCCAGATCGACCCCGTGCGCCGGTGGAAGCTCTCGCCCATGGACCTGGCGTCCCTGGACCGGTGGGAGGACTACACCGAGGCGAAGGAAGAGATGTTCCTGCGCACGGACACCGACCACGCCCCGTGGATCACGGTGAAGTCCAACGACAAGAAGCGCGCCCGGCTCAACGCGATGCGCTTCTTCCTGGACCAGTTCGACTACGAGGACAAGGACCCGGACGTGGTCTATCCCCCCGACCCGCTGATCGTGCGCCGCGGCCTGGAGGCCGTCGGCGACTGA
- a CDS encoding pyridoxal phosphate-dependent aminotransferase — MTTSRISRRVGAIAESATLAVDAKAKALKAAGRPVIGFGAGEPDFPTPQYIVDAAAAALQDPANFRYTPAAGLPELRRAVAEQTARDDGYAVEPAQVLITNGGKQAVFQAFATVVDEGDDVLLPAPYWTTYPEAIKLAGGNPVEVFAGPELGYKVTPELLEAAWTERTKALLFCSPSNPTGAVYSPEETAAVGRWAAEKGIFVLTDEIYQHLTYDGVPFTSIAAAVPELGENVVVLNGVAKTYAMTGWRVGWMIGAPDVIKAATNLQSHLTSNVNNVAQRAALAAVSGPLDEAHRMREAFDRRRRVMVEALNAIDGVECPTPTGAFYAYADVRGLLGRRFGDATPQTSAELAELILEQAEVAVVPGEAFGPSGFLRLSYALGDDDLAEGLRRLQEYLGGAA; from the coding sequence ATGACCACGTCCCGCATCTCCCGGCGCGTCGGCGCCATCGCAGAGTCCGCGACGCTCGCCGTGGACGCGAAGGCGAAGGCCCTCAAGGCCGCCGGCCGGCCCGTGATCGGCTTCGGCGCCGGGGAGCCCGACTTCCCGACCCCCCAGTACATCGTGGACGCCGCCGCGGCCGCCCTGCAGGACCCGGCGAACTTCCGGTACACGCCGGCCGCGGGCCTGCCCGAGCTGCGCAGGGCGGTGGCCGAGCAGACCGCCCGGGACGACGGCTACGCGGTGGAGCCCGCCCAGGTGCTCATCACCAACGGCGGCAAGCAGGCCGTGTTCCAGGCCTTCGCGACGGTCGTGGACGAGGGCGACGACGTCCTGCTGCCCGCCCCGTACTGGACCACCTACCCCGAGGCCATCAAGCTCGCCGGGGGCAACCCGGTCGAGGTCTTCGCCGGGCCGGAGCTCGGCTACAAGGTCACCCCCGAGCTGCTCGAGGCGGCGTGGACCGAGCGCACCAAGGCCCTGCTGTTCTGCTCGCCGTCGAACCCCACGGGCGCCGTGTACTCCCCCGAGGAGACCGCGGCCGTGGGCCGCTGGGCGGCGGAGAAGGGGATCTTCGTGCTGACCGACGAGATCTACCAGCACCTCACCTACGACGGCGTGCCGTTCACCTCGATCGCCGCCGCCGTGCCGGAGCTGGGCGAGAACGTGGTCGTCCTCAACGGCGTGGCCAAGACGTACGCGATGACCGGCTGGCGGGTGGGCTGGATGATCGGTGCCCCCGACGTCATCAAGGCGGCCACGAACCTGCAGTCCCACCTGACCTCCAACGTCAACAACGTGGCCCAGCGGGCCGCGCTGGCGGCCGTGTCCGGCCCGCTCGACGAGGCCCACCGGATGCGGGAGGCCTTCGACCGCCGCCGCCGGGTCATGGTCGAGGCCCTCAACGCCATCGACGGCGTGGAGTGCCCCACCCCGACCGGCGCGTTCTACGCCTACGCGGACGTGCGGGGCCTGCTCGGCCGGCGCTTCGGCGACGCGACGCCGCAGACCTCCGCCGAGCTGGCCGAGCTGATCCTGGAGCAGGCGGAGGTGGCCGTGGTGCCCGGCGAGGCGTTCGGCCCCTCCGGCTTCCTGCGCCTGTCCTACGCCCTCGGCGACGACGACCTCGCGGAGGGCCTGCGCCGGCTCCAGGAGTACCTGGGCGGCGCCGCGTGA
- the secE gene encoding preprotein translocase subunit SecE, protein MSQTTAGRASGQPPEQGAESPRGVFGRLFLFLRQVVGELRKVVTPTRRELVNYVLVVLVFVAFMMVLISVLDLAFGQAALWIFGQGDAAG, encoded by the coding sequence ATGTCGCAGACCACCGCCGGCCGCGCGTCGGGCCAGCCCCCGGAGCAGGGCGCGGAGAGCCCCCGCGGCGTCTTCGGGCGCCTGTTCCTGTTCCTGCGCCAGGTCGTCGGCGAGCTCCGGAAGGTGGTCACCCCCACCCGGCGCGAACTGGTCAACTACGTCCTGGTCGTCCTCGTGTTCGTCGCGTTCATGATGGTGCTCATCTCGGTCCTGGACCTGGCGTTCGGCCAGGCCGCCCTGTGGATCTTCGGGCAGGGGGACGCCGCCGGCTGA
- the nusG gene encoding transcription termination/antitermination protein NusG translates to MTEHELENGTEAPAEVDQQAPELPEAETSVQEDDFAAAHDPEHAPVADEAPAAPADEEAPLEAEAPADEEAPAAEDEAPAVDPVEEFKSKLRRQEGDWYVIHTYAGYENRVKTNLETRIQSLNMEDDIFQIEVPMEEVVEIKNAQRKIVRRVRIPGYVLVRMNLTDASWGAVRHTPGVTGFVGQDAYNPVPLRLDEVFEMLNPVFEAPQGAGAESSAQPSAQPQIDVDFEVGESVIVKEGPFETLPATISEIKVESQQLVVLVSIFERETPVTLGFNQVSKI, encoded by the coding sequence GTGACCGAGCACGAGCTCGAAAACGGCACCGAGGCACCGGCCGAGGTCGACCAGCAGGCTCCGGAGCTGCCGGAGGCCGAGACCTCCGTGCAGGAGGACGACTTCGCGGCCGCCCACGACCCGGAGCACGCCCCGGTCGCCGACGAGGCTCCCGCCGCGCCCGCCGACGAGGAGGCCCCGCTCGAGGCGGAGGCCCCGGCCGACGAGGAGGCCCCCGCGGCCGAGGACGAGGCGCCCGCCGTGGACCCCGTCGAGGAGTTCAAGTCGAAGCTGCGCCGCCAGGAGGGTGACTGGTACGTCATCCACACCTACGCCGGCTACGAGAACCGCGTGAAGACGAACCTCGAGACCCGCATCCAGTCCCTCAACATGGAGGACGACATCTTCCAGATCGAGGTGCCGATGGAGGAGGTCGTCGAGATCAAGAACGCCCAGCGCAAGATCGTGCGCCGGGTACGGATCCCGGGCTACGTGCTGGTGCGCATGAACCTCACCGACGCCTCCTGGGGCGCGGTCCGCCACACCCCGGGCGTCACCGGCTTCGTCGGCCAGGACGCCTACAACCCGGTGCCGCTGCGCCTCGACGAGGTCTTCGAGATGCTCAACCCGGTCTTCGAGGCGCCGCAGGGCGCGGGGGCCGAGTCCTCCGCCCAGCCCAGCGCGCAGCCGCAGATCGACGTCGACTTCGAGGTCGGCGAGTCCGTCATCGTCAAGGAGGGCCCCTTCGAGACCCTCCCCGCCACGATCTCCGAGATCAAGGTGGAGTCCCAGCAGCTGGTCGTCCTCGTGTCGATCTTCGAGCGCGAGACCCCCGTCACCCTCGGCTTCAACCAGGTCTCCAAGATCTGA
- the rplK gene encoding 50S ribosomal protein L11 has product MAPKKKKVSGLIKLQIQAGAANPAPPVGPALGQHGVNIMEFCKAYNAATESQRGNIVPVEITVYEDRSFTFVTKTPPAAQLIKKAAGVAKGSGVPHTQKVGKLSMDQVREIAETKKEDLNANDIDAAAKIIAGTARSMGIEVE; this is encoded by the coding sequence ATGGCTCCCAAGAAGAAGAAGGTCTCCGGCCTGATCAAGCTGCAGATCCAGGCAGGCGCCGCCAACCCGGCTCCTCCCGTGGGTCCGGCCCTCGGTCAGCACGGCGTCAACATCATGGAATTCTGCAAGGCCTACAACGCGGCCACGGAGTCCCAGCGCGGCAACATCGTGCCCGTGGAGATCACGGTCTACGAGGACCGCTCGTTCACCTTCGTCACGAAGACCCCGCCCGCCGCGCAGCTGATCAAGAAGGCCGCCGGCGTCGCCAAGGGCTCGGGTGTCCCGCACACCCAGAAGGTCGGCAAGCTCAGCATGGACCAGGTCCGCGAGATCGCCGAGACCAAGAAGGAAGACCTCAACGCCAACGACATCGACGCCGCCGCGAAGATCATCGCCGGCACCGCCCGCTCCATGGGCATCGAGGTCGAGTGA
- the rplA gene encoding 50S ribosomal protein L1, with protein MAKRSKAYQAAAAKIDAGTLYAPAEAVALAKELDTAKTDSTVEVVLRLGVDPRKADQMVRGTVNLPNGTGKTARVVVFATGDKAAAAEEAGADYVGSDDLIARIQGGWTDFDAAVATPDMMGKVGRLGKVLGPRNLMPNPKTGTVTMDVTKAVNDIKGGKIDFRVDKHSNLHFIVGKTSFELEKLAENYGAALEEILRLKPSASKGRYITKATVSTTFGPGIPVDPNATEVVVGA; from the coding sequence ATGGCAAAGCGCAGCAAGGCATACCAGGCGGCCGCCGCCAAGATCGACGCGGGCACGCTGTACGCCCCGGCCGAGGCCGTGGCCCTGGCCAAGGAGCTCGACACCGCGAAGACCGACTCCACCGTGGAGGTCGTCCTCCGCCTCGGTGTCGACCCCCGCAAGGCCGACCAGATGGTCCGCGGCACCGTGAACCTGCCCAACGGCACCGGCAAGACCGCCCGCGTCGTCGTCTTCGCGACCGGCGACAAGGCCGCCGCCGCGGAGGAGGCCGGAGCGGACTACGTCGGCTCCGACGACCTGATCGCCCGCATCCAGGGCGGCTGGACCGACTTCGACGCCGCCGTGGCCACCCCGGACATGATGGGCAAGGTCGGCCGGCTGGGCAAGGTCCTCGGCCCCCGCAACCTGATGCCGAACCCCAAGACCGGCACCGTCACCATGGACGTGACCAAGGCCGTCAACGACATCAAGGGCGGCAAGATCGACTTCCGCGTCGACAAGCACTCGAACCTGCACTTCATCGTGGGCAAGACGTCCTTCGAGCTCGAGAAGCTGGCGGAGAACTACGGCGCCGCCCTCGAGGAGATCCTGCGCCTGAAGCCCTCCGCGTCGAAGGGCCGCTACATCACGAAGGCGACCGTCTCGACCACGTTCGGGCCGGGCATCCCGGTCGACCCGAACGCCACCGAGGTCGTCGTCGGCGCCTGA
- a CDS encoding GNAT family N-acetyltransferase: MSEHPPVRIEQMRIPDEFDDAAQELLGRVAELVRRSRQHVWGISDLTGDAQELYRDLLDPFERVVVLLAWAGDRLAGRAEVRMPLVTLTDSAHITVDVDPDVTSQGTGSELLAAAEQLAVGESRRHLRIQTEHPGPEEIQGDGSVTGVFPLVTPGMVEWVDAADGSGRLPVSNRQTRFALSAGYRLESVSDFGVLDVPLPPERVAALLDEVAASPAQEPYRIHVWSGPAPEDRLDELAALHSRMATDSFLAPVAAAEPEPWDAERVRRTEQLRAEAGNLSLVAVAEHEPTGRLVGMTEIVLAGEEPPIGMQDETVVLREHRRRWLATRLKLANLQQLERLAPSVRTVYSWSHSGDDRMSRVNARLGFRVAGRSGVWARDFPSA; encoded by the coding sequence GTGAGCGAGCACCCCCCGGTGCGCATCGAGCAGATGCGCATCCCCGACGAGTTCGACGACGCCGCGCAGGAGCTGCTGGGGCGCGTCGCGGAGCTCGTGCGCCGGTCCCGGCAGCACGTGTGGGGGATCTCGGACCTCACCGGTGACGCCCAGGAGCTCTACCGGGACCTGCTGGACCCCTTCGAGCGCGTGGTCGTCCTGCTGGCGTGGGCCGGGGACCGGCTGGCGGGACGGGCCGAGGTGCGGATGCCCCTGGTCACGCTCACCGACTCCGCCCACATCACCGTCGACGTGGACCCCGACGTCACCTCCCAGGGCACCGGCAGCGAGCTGCTGGCCGCCGCCGAGCAGCTCGCCGTGGGCGAGTCCCGCCGGCACCTGCGGATCCAGACCGAGCACCCCGGGCCCGAGGAGATCCAGGGCGACGGCAGCGTCACCGGGGTCTTCCCGCTGGTCACGCCCGGGATGGTCGAGTGGGTGGACGCCGCCGACGGCTCGGGCCGGCTGCCCGTGTCCAACCGGCAGACCCGCTTCGCCCTCAGCGCCGGCTACCGGCTCGAGTCGGTCAGCGACTTCGGGGTGCTGGACGTCCCCCTGCCGCCCGAGCGCGTCGCGGCCCTGCTGGACGAGGTCGCGGCCTCGCCGGCGCAGGAGCCGTACCGGATCCACGTCTGGAGCGGCCCGGCCCCCGAGGACCGGCTCGACGAGCTCGCCGCCCTGCACTCGCGCATGGCGACCGACTCGTTCCTGGCCCCCGTGGCCGCCGCCGAGCCAGAGCCCTGGGACGCCGAGCGCGTGCGGCGCACCGAGCAGCTGCGCGCCGAGGCGGGCAACCTCTCGCTCGTGGCCGTCGCCGAGCACGAGCCCACCGGACGCCTCGTCGGGATGACCGAGATCGTCCTGGCGGGGGAGGAGCCGCCGATCGGGATGCAGGACGAGACCGTGGTCCTGCGCGAGCACCGCCGCCGGTGGCTCGCCACCCGGCTGAAGCTGGCCAACCTGCAGCAGCTCGAGCGGCTGGCCCCGAGCGTGCGCACCGTCTACTCCTGGAGCCACAGCGGCGACGACCGGATGAGCCGGGTCAACGCCCGGCTGGGCTTCCGCGTGGCCGGGCGCAGCGGCGTGTGGGCCCGCGACTTCCCCTCCGCCTGA
- the rplJ gene encoding 50S ribosomal protein L10, whose product MANPEKAAAVAELKELFSNSDAAVLTEYRGLTVAQLKELRRSLGENAEYAVVKNTLTAIAAKELGIDAFDGQLAGPSAIAFISGDPVEAAKSLRDFAKANPQLVVKGGYLEGKALSDAEIKQLADLESREVLLAKVAGAAQASLSQAAALFQAPLSKTVRTAEALRAKVEEQDA is encoded by the coding sequence ATGGCGAACCCGGAAAAGGCAGCCGCGGTCGCCGAGTTGAAGGAACTGTTCTCCAACTCGGACGCCGCTGTCCTGACTGAGTACCGCGGCCTCACCGTGGCCCAGCTCAAGGAGCTGCGCCGCTCGCTCGGTGAGAACGCCGAATACGCCGTGGTGAAGAACACGCTGACCGCGATCGCGGCCAAGGAGCTGGGGATCGACGCGTTCGACGGCCAGCTCGCCGGCCCGAGCGCGATCGCCTTCATCTCGGGGGACCCCGTCGAGGCCGCCAAGAGCCTGCGTGACTTCGCCAAGGCGAACCCGCAGCTCGTCGTCAAGGGCGGTTACCTCGAGGGCAAGGCCCTGAGCGACGCGGAGATCAAGCAGCTCGCGGACCTCGAGTCCCGCGAGGTGCTGCTGGCCAAGGTGGCCGGTGCCGCGCAGGCGTCCCTGTCCCAGGCCGCGGCGCTGTTCCAGGCACCGCTGTCGAAGACCGTCCGCACGGCCGAGGCGCTGCGCGCCAAGGTCGAGGAGCAGGACGCCTGA